Below is a genomic region from Bdellovibrionales bacterium.
GTCGCAGAGTAAAAATCGACGTTAGGGAGTAATCCCTTTTCCTTTTGCATGGCATCGTCGAGAATCTTAGACATTTGGTAGAACTGAGGCTGACCGATTTTTTTGGTCAATTGTTCGCTCATCTGACTCAAAATCTTCGCCCGAGGGTCGCCATTTTTGTAAACGCGGTGACCAAAACCCATCACCTTCTTTTTTCCAGCCAAAGCATCTGCGAGCCAAGCTTGAACTTTATCCATCGATACAATCTCGTTCTTGAGCATAAGCATCACTTGCTCATTGGCACCACCATGAAGTGGCCCTTTGAGAGCGCTGATGGCGCTAACAATTGCAGAATAAATGTCGCTGAGAGAAGAGGCCGTCACGCGAGCCGCGAAGGCCGAACAGTTCAATTCATGATCGGCATGAAGCACTAAACAGGTATCGAAAATTTTTACGAATTCAGGATCAGGCTCTGACCCCTTGAGAAGATACAGGAAGTTCCAAGCGATCCCCTTATCTGGATTGGGAGCCAAGAATTCTTTACCATCGCGAGTGCGCGAAAACAGAGCCACGAGTAAACCCATCTTTGCCGTTAAACGAAGAGATTTACGACGATTAGCTTCCTCAGACATGTCTTGGGCTTCAGGGTCCCAAAGAGACAACATAGAAGTGGCCGTTCTTAACCAAGCCATCGGATGCACATTGGTGGGTAGTTTTTTAAGTTGCTCAACCAGTGGAGCGGGCAAGGTCATTTCTTTTTTAATATCAGCCCGAAAAGCGGCGAGTTCAGCTGTCGTTGGAAGCTTATTGTTCCACAAAAGATAACTGGTTTCTTCGAACGTCGAATTCGCAGCTAAATCTTCAATCGTATATCCACGAAAACAGAGTGTGGCATCGATGATGGAAGAAATCGCGGTGGAACAGGCAACGACGCCTTCAAGACCTTTATCAATTGCACCTTCATAAATATTAACGGGCTGACTCATATGTTTCCTCTTCTGCTTGCTGACTTACCCCCAATCTAAAGATTCGCTCGGAGTAAGACAATAAAATTGTCATTTTCGACACGTTGTTTTGGCCTAAGATACCTAGGATTTTCTCTCGGATTTTATTCAGTCAAATCTCAAAATGTTTTCAAGTGGACGCAAGCTTAAGAACCCGCTCTTTGGTCTCAACGACGATGACGGTGAGGTCCTGAGGGTAAGGCTTCCCCTGTGCAAACTGCTGTAATTGAAAAAAGATCTCATTGCGCAAATTATGAACATCAGACTGAGCTGATTTTTTAATGATCGAATAGAGAAGGTCCTCGCCAAACAACTCCCCTTTGTCATTGGAGACCTTGAGAATTCCCGGCGAACAAAGAATCAGCTTGTCCTTAGGCTCG
It encodes:
- a CDS encoding citrate synthase (catalyzes the formation of citrate from acetyl-CoA and oxaloacetate), producing MSQPVNIYEGAIDKGLEGVVACSTAISSIIDATLCFRGYTIEDLAANSTFEETSYLLWNNKLPTTAELAAFRADIKKEMTLPAPLVEQLKKLPTNVHPMAWLRTATSMLSLWDPEAQDMSEEANRRKSLRLTAKMGLLVALFSRTRDGKEFLAPNPDKGIAWNFLYLLKGSEPDPEFVKIFDTCLVLHADHELNCSAFAARVTASSLSDIYSAIVSAISALKGPLHGGANEQVMLMLKNEIVSMDKVQAWLADALAGKKKVMGFGHRVYKNGDPRAKILSQMSEQLTKKIGQPQFYQMSKILDDAMQKEKGLLPNVDFYSAT